A stretch of Phragmites australis chromosome 12, lpPhrAust1.1, whole genome shotgun sequence DNA encodes these proteins:
- the LOC133886776 gene encoding ABC transporter I family member 11, chloroplastic produces MLATAAAGTVPPAAYYSPVKPDRRWRISWRCRAARVEAGYSQLEVRQVTYRPPGTEQNLLNEISLSLREKSFGLIFGRSGSGKTTLLQLLAGLSEPTSGSICIQKYDDSGKPTDLSEVLTSQRVGIVFQFPERYFLADTVLEEVTFGWPRQKADLLFKEQLALKLQSTFNSVGLITISLDEDPQSLSGGFKRRLALAIQLIQTPDVLLLDEPLAGLDWKARADVVNLLKDLKKHHTILVVSHDIRELYPLVDRSWRMEMGGSLKEEALPV; encoded by the exons ATGCTCGCCACGGCCGCGGCTGGGACCGTCCCGCCGGCGGCTTATTATTCCCCTGTGAAGCCAGACAG GAGATGGAGGATTTCTTGGAGGTGTCGGGCGGCAAGAGTCGAGGCTGGGTACTCCCAATTGGAG GTGAGACAAGTCACCTATCGACCACCTGGAACTGAACAAAACTTGTTGAATGAAATTAGCCTCTCTCTTCGGGAGAAAAG TTTTGGTTTGATATTTGGACGGAGTGGGAGTGGAAAGACCACCCTTTTACAG CTTTTGGCTGGTCTATCAGAACCTACCTCTGGGTCTATTTGCATTCAGAAGTATGATGATAGTGGAAAACCTACTGACTTATCTGAAGTGCTAACTTCTCAAAGAGTTGGAATAGTATTTCAGTTTCCTGAGAG GTACTTCTTAGCAGATACTGTACTTGAAGAAGTTACTTTTGGATGGCCCAGGCAAAAGGCAGACCTTCTATTCAAGGAGCAGCTAGCTTTAAAACTTCAAAGTACCTTTAACTCG GTTGGTCTGATAACCATTTCTTTGGATGAGGATCCACAGTCTCTAAGTGGTGGGTTTAAGCGGCGACTTGCTTTGGCAATTCAACTG attCAAACTCCTGATGTATTGCTGCTTGATGAGCCACTTGCTGGTCTTG ATTGGAAGGCTCGGGCTGATGTTGTGAATCTCCTGAAGGACCTAAAGAAACACCACACAATACTGGTTGTAAGTCATGATATAAG GGAACTATATCCACTAGTGGATCGCTCATGGAGAATGGAGATGGGGGGAAGTTTGAAAGAGGAAGCTTTGCCCGTGTAA